One region of Demequina sp. TMPB413 genomic DNA includes:
- a CDS encoding PD-(D/E)XK nuclease family protein produces the protein MSSAPGLSPSRANDYAQCAYLYRLRVIDRIPEAPQRATTLGTLVHLVLERLFDLPASERDAAAARTLLAPAWEDLVAERPELEELLADSAERAQFFDDARARIGTYFVVENPTRLEPHGREVRLESSLENGPSIRGVIDRIDRAPDGALRIIDYKSGKTPRPGYGDQADFQMKFYALLVERVEGTRPALMRLLYLRDGGVKELTPSEADVAAAESRVRSTWNSIQSNAAAGHFPTSPSKLCAWCSFQSLCPEFGGTVPSLDPEAVARATGITPDHKPGTPV, from the coding sequence ATGTCGAGCGCCCCAGGACTTTCCCCGTCGCGAGCCAACGATTACGCGCAGTGCGCCTACCTCTATCGCCTCAGAGTGATCGACAGGATCCCCGAAGCGCCGCAGCGCGCCACCACGCTGGGAACACTGGTGCACTTGGTCCTAGAGCGCTTGTTCGACCTTCCCGCTTCAGAGCGAGACGCCGCGGCCGCGCGCACACTCCTCGCACCCGCCTGGGAGGACCTCGTCGCCGAGCGCCCTGAACTCGAAGAACTCCTCGCTGATTCAGCCGAGCGCGCGCAGTTCTTTGATGACGCACGTGCGCGCATCGGCACCTACTTCGTCGTCGAGAATCCGACACGTCTCGAGCCGCACGGCCGTGAAGTCCGGCTGGAGTCCTCGCTCGAGAATGGCCCGTCGATTCGCGGGGTCATCGACCGCATCGACAGGGCCCCGGATGGTGCGCTCCGCATCATCGACTACAAGTCAGGCAAGACACCCCGGCCGGGCTACGGGGATCAGGCTGACTTCCAGATGAAGTTCTATGCGCTGCTCGTTGAGCGGGTGGAGGGCACCAGACCGGCGCTGATGAGGCTGCTTTATCTGCGCGACGGCGGTGTCAAGGAGCTGACGCCAAGTGAGGCCGATGTCGCCGCTGCGGAGTCGCGCGTGAGATCGACGTGGAACTCCATCCAGTCGAACGCCGCCGCCGGTCACTTCCCCACGTCACCGTCGAAGTTGTGCGCCTGGTGCTCGTTCCAGAGCCTGTGCCCGGAATTCGGAGGGACCGTCCCCTCGCTAGACCCCGAGGCCGTCGCTCGCGCCACGGGAATCACGCCCGACCACAAGCCGGGCACGCCTGTCTAG
- a CDS encoding methyl-accepting chemotaxis protein, translating to MTRLNAMSIQGRVLVIVGVLGVGLGVLIWLASSQIQARIMTERQAATRQVVEEAVGVVAAFAARADAGEISTTEAQEQAAATLKQLRYSGEEYFWINDMTPMMIMHPFKPELDGTDVSGITDPDGNTIFVDFVDVVAAEGEGFVEYQWPKPGVEEPQPKVSYVSGFEPWGWVIGSGVYVDDVQAVAIKEAMRLVLYGLIVLAFGGASAFVIGRSIVVRVNSATAALASGDLSTRLPAGRGKTELERLAVALNATLDQSAEVAQKVTSAIGDLDAAATQLVRSSDTMASDAQHTTDRTLEVTGAAQEVSTGIDTVAAGTHQMGASIKEIAENAQKVARMAAEAVVAAESTNRTVVALGESSAEISEVVKVITQIASQTNLLALNATIEAARAGEAGSGFAVVAGEVKDLAQETAKATGGISARVELIQATVAQAAQDISHIGDIIQNISEYQGTIAGAVEEQTATTAEMAANTERIAGGGRSIAAALDEVGESTRRTSEELADIRAAAAELAETSSRLRAAVGVR from the coding sequence ATGACTCGACTCAATGCAATGTCGATCCAGGGCCGAGTCTTGGTCATTGTGGGCGTGCTCGGGGTCGGGCTTGGGGTCCTCATCTGGCTCGCTTCGAGCCAGATCCAGGCTCGCATCATGACGGAACGCCAGGCCGCCACCCGCCAGGTGGTCGAGGAGGCCGTCGGGGTGGTCGCCGCCTTCGCCGCACGCGCCGACGCAGGCGAGATCTCCACGACGGAGGCTCAGGAGCAGGCGGCCGCCACTCTCAAGCAGCTCCGCTACTCCGGCGAGGAGTATTTCTGGATCAACGACATGACGCCCATGATGATCATGCACCCGTTCAAGCCGGAGCTCGACGGCACCGATGTGAGCGGGATCACCGACCCAGACGGCAACACCATCTTCGTCGACTTCGTCGACGTCGTGGCGGCCGAAGGCGAAGGCTTTGTGGAGTATCAATGGCCGAAGCCAGGTGTCGAAGAACCGCAACCCAAGGTGTCCTATGTTTCCGGGTTCGAACCGTGGGGTTGGGTCATCGGTTCGGGTGTCTACGTCGACGACGTCCAGGCTGTGGCTATCAAGGAAGCGATGCGGCTGGTCTTGTATGGCCTGATCGTCCTCGCGTTCGGCGGCGCCTCGGCGTTCGTGATCGGCCGCAGCATCGTGGTGAGGGTGAACTCGGCGACGGCGGCCCTTGCGAGCGGCGACTTGTCGACGCGGTTGCCCGCAGGGCGCGGCAAGACGGAACTCGAGCGGCTCGCGGTGGCGCTCAACGCCACACTCGACCAATCCGCGGAGGTGGCACAGAAGGTTACGAGTGCGATCGGCGATCTCGATGCGGCCGCCACACAACTCGTGCGGTCATCAGACACGATGGCGAGCGACGCTCAACACACGACCGACCGCACGCTTGAGGTCACGGGGGCTGCGCAAGAGGTCTCCACCGGAATCGACACGGTCGCAGCAGGAACGCATCAGATGGGCGCCTCGATCAAGGAGATCGCCGAGAACGCCCAGAAGGTCGCTCGCATGGCTGCAGAGGCCGTCGTGGCCGCCGAGTCGACCAACCGCACCGTCGTGGCCCTCGGTGAGTCTTCTGCCGAGATCAGCGAAGTCGTCAAGGTCATCACTCAGATCGCGAGCCAGACCAACCTCCTTGCGCTCAACGCGACCATCGAGGCTGCGCGCGCAGGGGAGGCAGGTTCCGGCTTCGCCGTGGTGGCGGGAGAGGTCAAGGACCTCGCTCAAGAGACCGCGAAGGCTACCGGCGGCATCTCCGCGAGGGTCGAACTCATTCAGGCGACCGTTGCTCAAGCGGCACAGGACATCTCCCACATCGGCGACATCATTCAGAACATCAGCGAGTACCAGGGCACGATCGCTGGCGCCGTTGAGGAGCAGACGGCCACTACCGCCGAGATGGCAGCCAATACCGAGCGGATCGCTGGCGGCGGTCGCAGCATTGCGGCCGCTCTTGACGAGGTAGGGGAGTCCACCAGGAGGACGTCGGAGGAGTTAGCCGACATCCGCGCGGCCGCGGCTGAACTCGCCGAGACGTCGTCTCGCCTGCGCGCTGCGGTGGGAGTCCGCTAG
- a CDS encoding HAD family phosphatase, with product MTSLALPAAVLWDMDGTLIDTEPYWMEAEAALAARFGVEWTQEDGLSLVGNALDTSAQVFIDRGVPLGQEEIISTMVAHVSARAREHMPWQTDARALLAEVAAAGVPCALVTMSIGALVDEFIGAVGGAFSVVVTGDQVRRGKPDPEAYLLAAERLGVTASQCIAIEDSPAGVASAHASGAVTIGVRRHADLPALPGLSRLKDLHGVGLDGISQFFAGQVRDELHAN from the coding sequence GTGACCTCTCTCGCACTCCCCGCCGCCGTCCTGTGGGACATGGACGGAACCTTGATCGACACCGAGCCCTACTGGATGGAGGCGGAGGCGGCTCTCGCCGCCCGCTTCGGAGTCGAGTGGACGCAGGAAGACGGGCTGAGCCTTGTTGGCAACGCCCTCGACACCTCGGCACAAGTCTTCATCGACCGAGGGGTTCCCCTCGGCCAGGAGGAGATCATCTCGACGATGGTCGCGCACGTCAGCGCGAGAGCGCGAGAACACATGCCGTGGCAGACGGACGCGCGTGCACTACTCGCGGAGGTGGCAGCAGCAGGAGTTCCCTGCGCCCTGGTCACGATGTCGATTGGCGCCCTCGTCGACGAGTTCATCGGCGCCGTTGGTGGAGCATTCTCCGTCGTGGTGACAGGAGATCAGGTGCGCAGGGGCAAGCCAGATCCAGAGGCCTACCTTCTTGCAGCGGAGCGACTTGGCGTGACCGCAAGCCAATGCATCGCGATCGAGGACTCGCCTGCCGGCGTGGCGAGTGCCCACGCATCTGGGGCGGTCACCATCGGAGTGCGCAGGCACGCGGACTTGCCTGCTCTACCCGGACTGTCGCGGCTGAAGGACTTGCACGGTGTGGGACTGGACGGAATCTCACAGTTTTTCGCAGGCCAGGTGAGAGACGAGCTTCACGCGAACTGA
- a CDS encoding PAC2 family protein, translating into MSEQPPVSPGPPRESIMVAAFEGWNDAGSAASHAIDHVAEMWDAQEYGAMDPEDYHDFQVSRPTLSRLPDGEKVISWPGTVVSTCAGVSTPDRRVSLVRGIEPSMRWRQFCGELLDYAEDLEVTTLITCGALLVDVPHTRPFPTFVSSESDHARRLWGLERSDYEGPTGIVGVLAHEAQARGITVLSMWVGVPHYVAHPPNPKATLALLGQIERLVGVPINLGELPDEADAWTRGADELAEDDEEIGEHVRQLESVMDEASLPEASGEAIAAEFEQFLRRRDGGLGKQ; encoded by the coding sequence ATGAGTGAACAGCCCCCCGTGTCCCCAGGGCCGCCCCGCGAGTCAATCATGGTGGCGGCATTCGAGGGTTGGAACGACGCAGGCAGCGCCGCATCCCACGCCATCGACCACGTGGCCGAGATGTGGGATGCGCAAGAGTATGGCGCCATGGACCCCGAGGATTACCACGACTTTCAGGTCAGTAGGCCGACGCTGTCGCGCTTGCCCGATGGCGAGAAGGTCATCTCGTGGCCAGGGACAGTCGTGTCGACGTGCGCAGGCGTCTCGACGCCTGACAGGCGCGTCTCGCTCGTGAGAGGCATTGAGCCGTCGATGCGCTGGCGGCAATTCTGCGGGGAACTGCTCGATTACGCGGAGGACCTCGAGGTGACCACCCTCATCACGTGCGGAGCGTTGCTGGTGGATGTCCCACACACCCGTCCGTTCCCCACGTTTGTGTCGTCTGAAAGCGACCATGCGAGACGGCTGTGGGGTCTTGAGCGCTCCGACTACGAAGGGCCTACCGGGATCGTCGGCGTGCTGGCCCACGAAGCCCAGGCGCGCGGGATCACGGTGCTGTCCATGTGGGTGGGCGTCCCCCACTATGTGGCACATCCGCCGAACCCCAAGGCAACCCTCGCTCTCCTCGGCCAAATCGAGAGGCTCGTTGGGGTGCCCATCAACCTTGGCGAGCTGCCGGACGAGGCCGACGCGTGGACTCGCGGCGCAGACGAGCTTGCCGAGGACGACGAGGAGATCGGCGAGCACGTACGCCAACTCGAGTCCGTGATGGACGAGGCGAGCCTTCCCGAGGCTTCAGGCGAGGCGATCGCCGCTGAGTTCGAGCAGTTCTTGCGCAGGCGCGACGGCGGTCTAGGCAAGCAATAG
- a CDS encoding undecaprenyl-diphosphate phosphatase, whose translation MSWWEAVVLGLVQGLTEFLPISSSAHIRVIGPLLPHGGDPGAAFTAIIQLGTEAAVLLYFRHDIARIIAAWVRALRGQDGADRASRLGAKNADARMGWWVILGSVPIVIVGVLFKDAIETSVRNLYITATVLAVFGVILGAVDRLRPAERELDTLRAKDAVMLGLAQAAALIPGVSRSGGTITMARWLGLTRQSAARYSFLLAIPAVVGSAFFELATSFEDLTAPGGPGIAATIIATMVAFGVGYAVIVWFLRMITTRSFMPFVVYRVAFAAVIFVLLGVGAVAAI comes from the coding sequence ATGAGTTGGTGGGAAGCCGTCGTCCTTGGCCTGGTCCAGGGCCTTACTGAGTTTTTGCCGATTTCCTCATCGGCGCACATCAGGGTGATTGGCCCGTTGCTTCCCCACGGCGGCGATCCAGGCGCAGCGTTCACCGCCATCATCCAGCTGGGTACCGAGGCCGCCGTGCTCTTGTACTTTCGCCACGACATCGCGCGGATCATCGCCGCATGGGTCAGGGCATTGCGTGGCCAGGACGGGGCGGACAGGGCTTCTCGCCTAGGAGCCAAGAACGCCGACGCCAGGATGGGTTGGTGGGTCATCCTCGGTTCCGTACCGATCGTGATAGTAGGCGTGTTGTTCAAGGATGCGATTGAGACCAGCGTGCGCAACCTGTACATCACAGCGACCGTCTTGGCGGTCTTCGGAGTCATCCTGGGCGCGGTCGATCGCCTGCGTCCCGCCGAGCGCGAACTCGACACGCTTCGCGCCAAAGATGCGGTGATGCTCGGGCTGGCGCAAGCGGCGGCGCTCATTCCTGGCGTCTCGCGTTCAGGCGGCACCATCACGATGGCGCGCTGGCTCGGGCTGACCCGCCAATCGGCCGCCCGCTACTCATTTCTGCTCGCGATCCCCGCGGTGGTGGGGTCTGCGTTCTTTGAACTCGCAACCAGTTTTGAGGATCTGACCGCGCCTGGTGGTCCTGGGATTGCTGCGACCATCATCGCAACCATGGTGGCCTTCGGCGTCGGCTACGCGGTCATCGTGTGGTTCCTGCGCATGATCACCACCCGCTCGTTCATGCCGTTCGTGGTCTATCGGGTCGCGTTTGCCGCCGTGATCTTTGTCCTGCTTGGCGTTGGCGCCGTCGCGGCGATCTAA
- a CDS encoding aldo/keto reductase — translation MQRRRLGNRGAEVSRLALGTMTWSRDTSREEAGRLLGAFADAGGSLIDTAATYADGGSESVIGSLLAGGFARSEFQICTKAGVRRTPEGGVIDASRGALLDTLDASLKRLETDHVDLWLVHTFDPVTPLEETMHALEVALTTGRARQVGVSNFPGWALARAASVARDAAAPAAAQMEYSLLERGIEREVVPAAQSLGMGILAWSPLGRGVLTGKYAHAIPADSRAASDHLAGFVEPYLTPRAASVVTALMTAADGLGRSAHEVALAWVRDAPGVASAIVGARTAEQLAPSLAAEDLVLPEPIRTALDDVTSPTFGYPERR, via the coding sequence ATGCAGCGCAGACGTCTCGGGAACAGAGGGGCTGAGGTCTCTCGCCTCGCGCTCGGAACCATGACCTGGTCGCGTGACACGTCGAGGGAAGAGGCCGGCAGGCTGCTCGGCGCGTTTGCGGACGCTGGCGGCTCCCTGATCGACACTGCTGCGACGTACGCCGATGGTGGATCAGAGTCAGTGATCGGGTCCCTCTTGGCAGGCGGATTTGCGCGTTCTGAGTTCCAGATTTGCACGAAGGCCGGCGTGAGGCGGACGCCTGAGGGCGGCGTCATCGACGCTTCACGAGGTGCTCTGCTCGACACCCTTGACGCGTCGCTCAAGCGGCTCGAAACGGATCACGTCGATCTGTGGCTGGTGCATACCTTTGATCCCGTGACGCCGCTGGAAGAGACGATGCACGCGCTCGAGGTAGCGCTCACCACAGGCAGGGCCCGCCAGGTCGGAGTTTCCAACTTCCCGGGTTGGGCATTGGCGCGCGCCGCGTCGGTAGCAAGAGACGCCGCAGCCCCTGCGGCGGCTCAAATGGAGTACTCACTGCTCGAGAGAGGAATCGAGCGCGAGGTGGTCCCCGCGGCTCAATCGCTTGGCATGGGAATCCTGGCCTGGTCGCCGCTCGGGCGAGGGGTGCTGACCGGCAAGTACGCCCACGCTATCCCCGCGGACTCGCGAGCAGCCTCCGACCATCTCGCCGGGTTCGTCGAGCCCTATCTCACCCCGCGCGCAGCATCGGTTGTCACGGCATTGATGACGGCGGCCGACGGCCTTGGCAGGTCCGCTCACGAAGTCGCGCTTGCGTGGGTCAGGGACGCTCCGGGGGTCGCGTCGGCGATCGTGGGTGCGCGCACCGCCGAACAACTTGCGCCGAGCCTCGCCGCAGAAGACCTCGTGTTGCCAGAGCCCATTCGCACTGCGCTCGACGACGTCACCTCGCCGACCTTCGGATACCCGGAAAGGCGCTAA
- a CDS encoding primosomal protein, whose amino-acid sequence MSTNAREALRQLTGALEAHLEAVIARRSTEDAAVDDAFDAVAEAFERYEDALDSAFGESLPVVLDEFDDGEDEDAEAGDDGEADDDDDDDDEDLEPIDGHAVENEDDMDDEIEEFDLR is encoded by the coding sequence ATGAGCACCAACGCCCGCGAGGCATTGCGACAGTTGACGGGGGCGCTCGAGGCCCACCTTGAGGCAGTCATCGCGCGCCGTAGCACGGAGGACGCGGCGGTTGACGATGCCTTCGACGCGGTGGCTGAAGCATTCGAACGGTACGAGGACGCTCTTGATTCCGCGTTCGGAGAGTCGTTGCCGGTCGTCCTCGACGAGTTCGATGATGGAGAAGACGAAGACGCAGAGGCTGGCGATGACGGCGAAGCCGACGATGACGACGACGACGATGACGAGGACCTCGAGCCGATAGACGGGCACGCCGTCGAGAACGAGGACGACATGGACGACGAGATCGAGGAGTTCGACCTCAGGTAA
- a CDS encoding DUF5703 family protein — translation MTDATHLASGHVINPRLERRQSNSHTQWRVVDIPRDISRGETTQLLSEQAEYGRWELARSIVFVGGARRVWLRRRTMHVERTDAA, via the coding sequence ATGACGGACGCGACTCACTTGGCCTCAGGACACGTCATCAATCCGCGCCTCGAGAGGCGTCAGTCAAACTCGCACACGCAATGGCGGGTGGTAGACATCCCGCGAGACATCAGTCGCGGGGAGACCACTCAGCTGCTGTCTGAGCAAGCGGAGTATGGCCGTTGGGAGCTCGCGCGCAGCATCGTGTTTGTTGGAGGAGCCAGGCGCGTCTGGCTACGGCGCAGGACGATGCACGTGGAACGCACTGACGCCGCGTAA
- a CDS encoding M20/M25/M40 family metallo-hydrolase, which translates to MPPVSVTSLAQDLMRIDTSNFGDEPGPGERVAAEYVAGFLSDLGLDAVIRESEPTRASLTALWEGADRTRPPLVLHGHLDVVPAFAEDWSVDPFAAEVKEGMIWGRGAVDMKGVDAMYLEAVRRIVSTGRKPARDIVIAFFADEEHGGRRGAGWMVENHPDDFRGATEAISEVGGFSIQIAGRRTYLIQTAEKGIQWLKLAASGVQGHGSLVHHDNAVAHLAGAMSRIGEHRWPLDITPTVEHLLRGAAELLEIDYEPSEERVAQIIAAMGPVSRMIEASVRNTSNPTMLDAGYKVNVIPDVAKGLVDTRFLPGQQEEVLRTIEELAGTHVKVEPYINEGAMEFPFDSPLVDKMIAALHTADPGAVVLPYSLMGGTDNKHLAKLGISGYGFAPLKLPADLDFSSLFHGIDERVPIDSLEVGADVVEQFLLDC; encoded by the coding sequence ATGCCGCCAGTGTCAGTGACGTCCCTCGCCCAAGATCTGATGCGCATCGACACGTCGAACTTTGGGGACGAACCGGGGCCGGGCGAGAGGGTCGCGGCGGAGTATGTCGCAGGCTTCCTGTCGGACCTGGGGCTCGATGCAGTGATTCGGGAGTCCGAGCCGACGCGCGCGAGCTTGACTGCACTCTGGGAAGGCGCTGATAGGACGCGGCCGCCGCTCGTGCTACACGGCCATCTCGATGTCGTTCCTGCCTTCGCCGAGGACTGGTCGGTCGACCCCTTCGCGGCAGAGGTGAAGGAGGGGATGATCTGGGGCAGGGGAGCCGTCGACATGAAGGGCGTCGACGCGATGTACCTCGAGGCTGTGCGCAGGATCGTCTCGACCGGTCGCAAGCCTGCTCGCGACATCGTGATCGCGTTCTTCGCCGATGAGGAGCACGGCGGACGACGGGGCGCAGGCTGGATGGTGGAGAACCATCCTGATGACTTCAGGGGCGCGACAGAGGCGATCAGTGAGGTCGGCGGATTCTCGATTCAGATCGCAGGCAGACGGACCTACCTGATCCAGACGGCCGAAAAGGGCATCCAGTGGCTCAAGCTCGCTGCGTCAGGCGTTCAGGGTCATGGGAGCCTGGTGCACCACGACAATGCGGTGGCACATCTTGCTGGCGCGATGTCGCGCATCGGAGAGCACCGCTGGCCGCTCGACATCACCCCCACAGTGGAACACTTGTTGAGGGGCGCAGCTGAACTCCTTGAGATTGACTACGAGCCATCGGAGGAGCGAGTCGCGCAGATTATTGCGGCGATGGGGCCAGTCAGTCGCATGATTGAGGCTTCGGTGCGCAACACCTCCAATCCGACGATGCTGGACGCGGGATACAAGGTCAATGTGATCCCCGACGTGGCGAAGGGTCTGGTGGACACCCGCTTCTTGCCAGGGCAGCAAGAAGAGGTGCTGCGCACCATCGAGGAACTTGCCGGTACGCACGTCAAGGTGGAGCCGTACATCAATGAGGGAGCGATGGAGTTTCCTTTTGACTCCCCGCTGGTCGACAAGATGATCGCGGCGCTTCATACGGCCGACCCTGGCGCCGTGGTGTTGCCGTACTCCCTCATGGGCGGTACGGATAACAAGCACCTGGCCAAACTGGGGATCTCTGGGTATGGCTTTGCGCCGCTCAAGCTTCCAGCAGACTTGGACTTCTCTTCGCTCTTCCATGGCATTGACGAGCGGGTACCGATCGACAGCCTCGAGGTGGGCGCCGACGTCGTCGAGCAGTTCCTGCTCGACTGCTAG
- a CDS encoding glycosyltransferase family 39 protein: protein MAPDVTMHPDHKWPGRLIDSLEHRAARFDDSIRSRVIVGLVYVFVSLAVVIPVIFGGGQAMSRIDEPTHADLAYEISHFRIPAKGSEIAPEIRDIWACMGQERYELPDCGSSAPAWRFPYDGENYNFSHPPLYYALVGFPARVVDDVTELNFVEAARLSGILWLAGGMFMLFVALRRWKVDPAVAIVAPLLLVSFPRVLHASTTVNPDAVAPLAGALALWLAARIFLEQSRDWVLPTLFIGLVGLTKFITTIPFIALAVLVVVRAIRDKGFRGLRSRDAFMPGAMASAILVPYVVWETIQAGRGDSSWTNPLVGINTRDVMGLPGSEWIETLFVGFNLASDYYIQPPLDIALLITWTRLLNMLVIGAMLATVVAFAKEPERRSLGWLLGIGAVLYPLAVQIQAYGNTAIPQYFPNPTGRYGLALIPGAIACLVMAATKAGYRRATYVLAVAGLVVVVVVVSVGLQRMPS from the coding sequence ATGGCGCCCGACGTCACCATGCACCCTGATCACAAGTGGCCTGGCCGCCTGATCGACTCCCTCGAGCATCGCGCCGCCCGTTTCGACGACTCGATCCGTAGCCGCGTGATCGTCGGGTTGGTCTACGTCTTCGTGTCGCTCGCTGTCGTGATTCCCGTGATCTTTGGTGGCGGACAGGCGATGTCGAGGATCGACGAGCCCACCCACGCGGATCTTGCGTATGAGATCTCGCACTTCCGTATCCCTGCCAAGGGATCGGAGATCGCGCCGGAGATCCGGGACATCTGGGCGTGCATGGGCCAAGAGCGCTACGAGTTGCCTGACTGCGGGTCTTCTGCTCCTGCGTGGCGCTTCCCCTACGACGGCGAGAACTACAACTTCTCGCACCCGCCGCTCTACTACGCGTTGGTGGGATTTCCCGCCCGCGTCGTGGACGATGTGACGGAGCTCAACTTTGTCGAGGCCGCGCGCCTCAGCGGCATCCTGTGGCTCGCCGGGGGCATGTTCATGCTCTTTGTCGCGTTGCGGCGTTGGAAAGTTGACCCTGCCGTCGCGATCGTGGCGCCGCTCCTGCTCGTGTCATTTCCGCGCGTCCTTCACGCATCGACAACAGTGAACCCCGACGCCGTTGCCCCCCTCGCTGGAGCGCTCGCATTGTGGTTGGCGGCGCGGATCTTCCTGGAGCAGTCAAGGGATTGGGTGCTTCCTACCCTCTTCATCGGTTTGGTGGGACTGACCAAGTTCATCACCACGATTCCCTTTATCGCACTCGCGGTTCTGGTTGTGGTGCGAGCCATTCGCGACAAGGGATTCCGCGGCCTGAGGTCTCGCGACGCCTTCATGCCCGGAGCGATGGCCAGCGCGATCCTTGTTCCGTACGTGGTGTGGGAGACGATCCAAGCAGGAAGGGGCGATAGTTCGTGGACGAACCCGCTGGTGGGTATCAACACCAGGGACGTCATGGGCTTGCCGGGCTCCGAGTGGATCGAGACCCTGTTCGTCGGATTCAATCTGGCCTCTGACTATTACATCCAGCCTCCTCTCGACATCGCGCTGCTCATCACGTGGACCAGGCTCCTCAACATGCTCGTCATCGGAGCCATGCTCGCGACGGTCGTCGCGTTTGCCAAGGAGCCTGAACGTCGCTCACTTGGCTGGCTCCTCGGTATCGGCGCGGTGCTCTACCCCCTCGCCGTCCAGATTCAGGCGTATGGCAATACCGCGATCCCTCAGTACTTCCCGAACCCGACGGGAAGGTATGGCTTGGCTCTGATACCGGGAGCGATTGCCTGCCTGGTGATGGCCGCGACCAAGGCCGGCTACCGGCGTGCCACGTACGTGCTCGCAGTCGCGGGGCTTGTGGTGGTGGTCGTCGTCGTGTCAGTCGGCCTTCAACGCATGCCGTCTTAA
- a CDS encoding GPGG-motif small membrane protein, giving the protein MWDTILWIIAVIVGIIGIVRLFQRQILWGIVLIIAALLIGPGGVSLFT; this is encoded by the coding sequence ATGTGGGACACGATTCTGTGGATCATTGCCGTCATCGTTGGAATCATCGGCATCGTGAGGCTCTTCCAGCGTCAGATTCTGTGGGGCATCGTGCTGATCATCGCCGCTCTGCTCATCGGGCCGGGAGGCGTGAGCCTCTTCACCTGA